The proteins below come from a single Dehalococcoidia bacterium genomic window:
- the ligD gene encoding non-homologous end-joining DNA ligase, with amino-acid sequence MPAKSLVLELNGHEVSITNPDKVFFPERGYTKLDLVNYYLSVAEGALRGVYRRPMVLKRFVNGADKEPFFQKRAPANLPDWMYTALITFPSGRSADLVVCEEASDLAWVINTGCIDLNPWPVRVDDVDHPDELRIDLDPTPEATWALVREVALGVNEVLADFGYRGFPKTSGSRGIHVNVRIEPKWEFTEVRRAALALAREVERRLPEIATTKWWKEERHGVFIDYNQNARDRTVASAYSVRPTPDARVSCPLEWPEVPDCRMEDYTIETVPRRFKEVGDPSEAIDERHYSLDPLLELAEKQKREGQGEAPYPPHFPKAEGEPRRVQPS; translated from the coding sequence ATGCCCGCGAAGTCGCTGGTCCTCGAGCTCAACGGCCACGAGGTCTCGATCACCAACCCGGACAAGGTCTTCTTCCCCGAGCGCGGGTATACCAAGCTCGACCTCGTGAACTACTACCTGTCGGTCGCCGAGGGCGCCCTCCGCGGCGTCTACCGCCGGCCCATGGTCCTCAAGCGCTTTGTCAACGGCGCCGATAAGGAGCCCTTCTTCCAGAAGCGCGCGCCCGCCAACCTGCCCGACTGGATGTACACGGCCCTGATCACCTTCCCCAGCGGCCGCAGCGCCGACCTCGTGGTCTGCGAGGAGGCCTCCGACCTGGCATGGGTCATAAACACGGGCTGCATCGACCTCAACCCCTGGCCGGTGCGCGTCGACGACGTCGACCACCCGGACGAACTGCGCATCGACCTCGACCCGACGCCCGAGGCCACGTGGGCCCTGGTGCGAGAGGTGGCCCTGGGGGTCAACGAGGTGCTTGCGGACTTCGGCTACCGCGGCTTCCCGAAGACCTCCGGGTCGCGTGGCATCCACGTCAACGTCCGCATCGAGCCGAAGTGGGAGTTCACGGAGGTTCGCCGGGCGGCCCTTGCCCTGGCCCGCGAGGTCGAGCGCCGCCTGCCGGAGATCGCGACGACGAAGTGGTGGAAAGAAGAACGCCACGGCGTCTTCATCGATTACAACCAGAACGCCCGCGACCGGACAGTGGCTTCCGCGTACTCCGTGCGCCCCACGCCGGACGCGCGCGTCTCCTGTCCGCTCGAGTGGCCAGAGGTCCCGGACTGCCGCATGGAGGACTACACCATCGAGACTGTGCCACGGCGCTTCAAAGAGGTAGGAGACCCCAGCGAGGCGATCGACGAAAGGCACTACTCGCTCGACCCGCTGCTCGAGCTTGCGGAGAAGCAAAAGCGCGAGGGCCAGGGCGAGGCGCCCTACCCGCCCCACTTCCCCAAGGCCGAAGGCGAGCCCCGGCGCGTCCAGCCCAGC
- a CDS encoding PHP domain-containing protein: protein MTPTEALRRIAFLLERKAEPSYRVQAFRRAAATLEALPADLVEAMARDGRLRELPGIGESTERVVLEALAGEVPAYLQRLLEAEEPRREEAAVQAILTALRGDCHVHSDWSDGACPIPEIAATAIELGHEYIVLSDHSPRLKVANGLSRERLLQQLDVVADLNRRLAPFRILTGIEVDINEDGSLDQDEDLLARVDVVVASVHSKLRAPSAEMTPRMLRAIANPHTDILGHCTGRLIVGRGRPESAFDAPAVFEACALLDKAVEINSRPERLDPPDNLLRLAADLGCRFAIDSDAHAPGQMAWLRYGAEKAATAGIGAERIVNTMPADDLVAWARSHAR from the coding sequence GTGACGCCGACCGAGGCCCTGCGGCGAATCGCCTTCCTCCTCGAACGCAAAGCGGAGCCCTCATACCGGGTGCAGGCGTTCCGCCGGGCCGCTGCGACCCTCGAGGCGCTGCCGGCAGACCTGGTGGAAGCGATGGCCCGTGATGGCCGGCTGCGCGAGCTGCCCGGCATCGGCGAGTCCACGGAACGGGTGGTGCTGGAGGCGCTTGCGGGCGAGGTGCCCGCGTATCTGCAGCGCCTCCTGGAGGCCGAGGAGCCGCGCAGGGAGGAGGCGGCGGTCCAGGCGATCCTCACGGCGCTGCGCGGCGACTGCCACGTCCACTCCGACTGGTCGGACGGCGCCTGCCCGATCCCGGAGATAGCGGCGACGGCGATCGAGCTAGGCCATGAGTACATCGTGCTGAGCGACCATTCGCCGCGTCTCAAGGTGGCGAACGGGCTCAGCCGAGAGAGGCTGTTGCAGCAGCTCGACGTCGTCGCCGACCTGAACAGGCGCCTGGCGCCCTTCCGTATCCTCACCGGCATCGAGGTCGACATCAACGAGGACGGGTCCCTGGACCAGGACGAAGACCTGCTGGCGCGCGTCGACGTGGTCGTGGCGAGCGTGCACAGCAAGCTGCGGGCGCCGAGCGCGGAGATGACGCCGCGCATGCTGCGGGCGATCGCGAACCCTCACACGGACATACTGGGGCACTGCACGGGCCGCCTCATCGTCGGCCGCGGACGGCCGGAGTCGGCGTTCGACGCGCCGGCGGTGTTCGAAGCCTGCGCCCTGCTCGACAAGGCGGTCGAGATCAACTCGCGGCCGGAACGGCTGGACCCGCCTGACAACCTCTTGCGGCTGGCGGCTGACCTGGGTTGCCGCTTCGCCATCGACAGCGACGCGCACGCGCCGGGACAGATGGCGTGGCTCCGCTACGGCGCGGAGAAGGCGGCTACCGCCGGGATCGGGGCCGAGCGGATCGTAAACACGATGCCGGCCGATGACCTTGTGGCCTGGGCGCGCTCCCACGCTCGCTAG
- a CDS encoding DCC1-like thiol-disulfide oxidoreductase family protein, whose product MTSSRPPRRAVIIYDASCALCSRSANFVAARDRVGRFRYGGVASIRARELLAEHGIDPVALDAVALVDAEGAYTGSTAALRVLSALPLPWRLLGVLRFVPVPIREPLYRFVARNRHRFTAGRACPAPHPRLLERLIS is encoded by the coding sequence ATGACCTCGTCTCGACCCCCGCGACGCGCCGTCATCATCTACGACGCCTCGTGCGCCCTCTGCAGCCGCTCGGCGAACTTCGTCGCGGCGCGTGACCGGGTCGGGCGCTTCCGGTACGGCGGCGTTGCGTCCATCCGCGCCCGAGAGCTGCTTGCAGAGCATGGCATCGACCCGGTAGCGCTCGATGCCGTCGCGCTGGTCGACGCTGAGGGCGCCTACACCGGTTCGACGGCGGCGCTGCGGGTGCTGTCGGCCCTGCCCCTGCCGTGGCGCTTGCTCGGCGTCCTGAGGTTCGTGCCTGTCCCGATCCGCGAGCCCCTCTACCGCTTCGTCGCGCGCAACCGGCACCGATTCACTGCCGGGCGGGCTTGCCCTGCGCCGCACCCGAGGTTATTGGAGCGCCTGATTTCCTAG
- a CDS encoding CoA transferase — MPGPMEGVKVVEMGFWVAGPSAAAILADWGASVIKIEPPEGDPFRGLGRAFGPGSVNPPFELDNRGKRSVALDLSRPEAAEIARRLVAEADVFITNVRPGSISRLGLDYDNVRKANPRIVYCQVTGYGPDTPDADRAAYDVGAFWARAGVARSLVPASAPDEPPPQQRGGMGDHMTGLGAAAAVSAALFHRERSGEGQRVAVSLTRIGAYMMGWDYNTVLRAGMPITPYDRYHAPNPIINCFRAADGRWFWLLLLQGDRHWPDLVRALGRDDLANDERFGSIMARAINSEALVRELDREFAKKPLAEWGAAFDREDVWWAPVQTIAEALDDPAVRANGVVVRVPGGDGGQVEMVATPVDFYGTPWSSQGPVPELGQHTEEVLLELGYDWERIAALKERGVIP; from the coding sequence ATGCCCGGTCCGATGGAGGGCGTGAAGGTCGTAGAGATGGGGTTCTGGGTCGCCGGCCCCTCCGCCGCGGCGATCCTTGCCGACTGGGGCGCCTCCGTAATAAAGATCGAGCCGCCGGAGGGCGACCCCTTCCGCGGCCTGGGGAGGGCGTTCGGGCCCGGCAGCGTCAATCCGCCCTTCGAGCTCGACAACCGCGGCAAGCGCAGCGTTGCCCTCGACCTTTCCAGGCCAGAAGCGGCCGAGATCGCCCGCCGCCTCGTGGCCGAAGCAGACGTCTTCATAACGAACGTGCGCCCGGGGTCGATCTCCCGCCTCGGGCTCGACTACGACAACGTCCGCAAGGCCAACCCGCGCATCGTCTACTGCCAGGTGACCGGCTACGGCCCCGACACCCCAGACGCCGACCGCGCCGCCTACGACGTCGGCGCCTTCTGGGCGCGCGCCGGCGTCGCCCGGTCCCTCGTCCCGGCCTCGGCTCCCGACGAGCCCCCGCCCCAACAGCGCGGCGGAATGGGGGACCACATGACCGGCCTCGGCGCCGCCGCCGCCGTCTCCGCCGCCCTCTTCCACCGCGAGCGGTCCGGCGAAGGCCAGCGCGTGGCCGTCTCTCTCACGCGCATCGGGGCCTACATGATGGGCTGGGACTACAACACCGTCCTCCGCGCCGGCATGCCCATCACTCCGTACGACCGCTACCATGCGCCCAACCCGATCATCAACTGCTTCCGCGCCGCGGACGGCCGCTGGTTCTGGCTCCTCCTTCTCCAGGGCGACCGCCACTGGCCCGACCTCGTCCGCGCCCTCGGGCGGGACGACCTCGCGAACGACGAACGTTTCGGCAGCATCATGGCCCGCGCCATCAACTCCGAGGCGCTCGTGAGAGAGCTCGACCGCGAGTTCGCGAAGAAGCCTCTCGCCGAATGGGGCGCGGCCTTCGACCGCGAAGACGTCTGGTGGGCGCCTGTCCAGACCATCGCCGAAGCCCTCGATGACCCGGCCGTCCGCGCCAACGGCGTCGTGGTCCGCGTCCCCGGCGGTGATGGCGGCCAGGTCGAAATGGTCGCCACGCCCGTCGACTTCTACGGCACGCCCTGGTCATCCCAGGGCCCCGTCCCAGAGCTCGGCCAGCACACCGAGGAAGTCCTCCTCGAGCTCGGCTACGACTGGGAACGAATCGCCGCCCTCAAGGAACGCGGCGTCATCCCCTGA